The sequence ACCCCGAGGACACGGTGCAGCACGCCGTGGTCGGCGACGTCCCGGACCACGTCTGGGCCTCCGATGCGAAGGTCCGCGACGTCATGGGTGGCCTGCTCGGCGGACTGGACTGGGGCCGCACCGTGGGTACCCTCTCCGGCGGTCAGCGCCGGCGCACCGCCCTGGCCCGGCTGCTCGCCGGCAGCGACGACCTGATCTTCCTGGACGAACCCACCAACCACCTCGACGTGGAGGGCGTGGCCTGGCTGGCCGAACACCTCAAGACCCGCTGGCGCGCCACGGACGGCGGACTGCTCGTGGTCACCCACGATCGCTGGTTCCTCGACGAGGTCTGCACCCGCACGTGGGAAGTCCATGACGCCACGGTGGAACCCTTCGACGGCGGCTACGCGGCCTGGATGCTCGCCCGCGTGGAGCGCGACCGCGCCGCGTCCGTGATCGAAGGCAAGCGTCAGCAACTGGTGAAGAAGGAACTGGCCTGGCTGCGCCGCGGCGCCCCGGCCCGCACCGCCAAGCCCAAGTTCCGCATCGAGGCAGCCAACGCCGTCATCGCGGACGTCCCCGAGCCCCGGGACTCCGTCTCCCTCTCCAAGATGGCCACCGCCCGGTTGGGCAAGGACGTCCTGGACCTGGAGGACGTCACCTACTCGGTCCCAGTGCCCGACGGCGGCGGGAGCCGCACGCTGTTCGACGACGTCACGCTGCGGTTGGCCCCCGGCGAGCGGGTGGGGATCGTGGGCGTCAACGGCGCCGGCAAGTCCACCCTGATGCGCCTGCTCGACGGCCAGCTCACCCCGGACTCCGGCCGGATCCGGCGCGGCAAGACCGTGCAGACAGCCATCCTCACCCAGGACGTCACGGAACTCGACGAGGTGCGGCACCTGCGCGTGGCCGAGGTCATGTCCCAGGAGGGCAACTCCTTCCAGGTGGGCGGCAAGGACCTGTCCCCGGGGCAGCTGCTGGAGCAGCTCGGCTTCGGCACCTCCCGCCAGTGGACGCCGGTGGCGGACCTCTCCGGCGGTGAGCGCCGCCGGCTGCAGCTGCTGCGCCTGATGGTCGGCTCCCCGAACGTGCTCATGCTGGACGAGCCGACCAACGACCTGGACACGGACACCCTGGCGGCAGTGGAAGACATGCTGGACGGCTGGCCCGGCACCCTGGTCGTGGTGTCTCACGACCGCTACCTGCTCGAACGCGTCACCGACCACCAGCTGGCCCTGCTCGGCGACGGTCAGATCCGTGACCTGCCCGGGGGTGTGGAGCAGTACCTGCAGCTGCGCGCGGCCCAGGAGTCCGGCGGGACCGGTTTCGGCGGGACCGGCACCGGCGCTGCCGGTTCGGGGGCCGGCGTCGGGAAGGCCGGTGGGGGAGATGCCGAGCAGAGCGGCGTCAGCGAGGCTGAGAAACGGGCCGCCCGCAAGGAGGCCGCCAAGCTGGAGAAGCAGCTGGCCAGGATGACGCAGGAGGAGGCCGCGCTGCACGAGCGGATGGCCACCCTGTCCGCGGCCGGCGACCTCGGCGCCCTGGCCGAGGCCAACGCCCAACTGCAGGAACTGCACGAGCGCAAGGACGAGGCCGAGATGGCCTGGCTCGAGGCCGGCGAGGTCGCCGAGGGCTAGGCGCCTATCCCTCCATCGTCATGGTGGTCCACGGCATCCGGTTGGTCATCGACGTGGGCTCGTCCTGACCCTGCCAGCGCGTGGTGTTGATGGTGGGGAAGGCGCCGTTGAACCACGCCAGCGGCGCGTAGTACATCATCTCGGCGGCGCGGTCCTGCAGGGCCGTCAACGCCACACCGCGCTCGGCCTGGACGGAGGTCGCCAGGGCCTCGGCAGCGGCGGCGTCGATCTCGGGGTCACACAGGCCGGAGGGATTGGCCGCGGCCGCCTTCTGGTCGTTGCACTCGTACCAGCGCACGATCCCGATGCTGGGGTCCGCCCCGACGGTCGAGCGGAGGAACGCCAGGTCGAACTCGCTCTCCGTGTAGACCTTCTCGGTGAAGACCGCGCCTGAGGTGCCCTGCATCTCGATGCCGATGCCGACCTCCTCCAGCATGGACTCGGCCATCTCCACGGTGGCGGCCACGTCCGAGAGCTCGTTGATGTACCGGACGTTCAGGGTGAACCGCATCCCGTCCGCCCCGCGCTCGAACCCGGCCTCGTCCAGGGTCTCGTTGATGGCGTCCACGTCCCGCGGGAAGTCTTGCGAGAAGTCCACGTTGGGGCTCACGGCCCACTCCAAGGCTTCGGGGAAGAACCCGTTGGCCGGCGTGCCGATGCCGCTCAGGGCGGTGTCCACGATCGCCTCGCGGTCCAGGGCGGCGAAGACGGCGGCCCGCACCGCCGGATCCTCCAGGTACTCGCTCTGCGCGTTGAACATGACGGTCACGAGCTGCGGGAAGTTGCTCTCCTCCAGCAGCAGCGTGGTGGGGTCATCCGAGACGCGGCCCTGCTGCGAGACGTCCACGGAGGCCTGGTCCACCTCACCGGCGAACAGGGCCTCGGCCCGGGCATTCGGGTCCGTCATGATCGGGTAGACGGCCCGGTCCACCTGGACCTCGCCGCCCCAGTAGTCCGGGTTGGCGGTCAGGGTCACCTGTTCCCCGGAGCTGTAGGAGTCGAACACCATGGGCCCGGTGCCGATCGGCTCCATGTTCGCCTGGTTCGTCACGTAGTCGGTGCCTTCGTAGATGTGCTTCGGGACCATGAACTGGGAGGCCACCGTCTCCAGCAGGGGGCCGAACGGTTCGCTCAGGTGCAGAACCACGGTGTGCTCGTCCACCACCTCCGCCGATTCCAGCCGCTCGCCGATCTGCGCCCCGAAGGACTGCAGGGGCACGATCTCCTCGAAGTTGAAGGCCACGTCCTCCGCGGTGAAGGGCTCGCCGTCATGCCACGTGACGCCCTCGCGCAGGACCAGGGTCAGGTCCAGGCCGTCGTCGCTGAGTTCCCAGGACTCCGCCAGCCCGGGAGTCATCTCGTAGTCCTGGGAGAGGAAGATCAAGGGGTCCAGGATCTGGGCGCTGAACATGGACGGGGTGGCGCCGCTGATCAGTTGGGCGTTCAGACCCATCGGATCGTCGGCGATGGCCTGGACGTAGACGCGTTCCCCGCCCTCGGCCGCGTTGCCGCCTCCGCCGCCGGCGGTGCCTCCGGTGCACGCGGTCAGAGCCAGGGCCCCGGCGGCGAGCACGGCCAGCAGGCCGGTGGTTCGTTTCTGTGGTGTGCGCATGGGTGGTGCCTTTCAACGGTGAGGTGCAGGGTTGCGTGCAGGTGCAGGTGCAGGTGCAGGTGCAGGTGCAGGGTGGATGCTGGCCGTGCCTCAGGGCAGGGCCGGAGACGCCGCGAGCAGTTCGCGGGTGTAGGGGTGGGAGGGATTGGCGAAGATCTCGTCCTTCGGGCCGTGCTCCAGGATCCGTCCGTGGCGCATGACGTACACGTGGTCGGCGACCTTCTGCACCACCGGCAGGTCGTGGGTGATGAAGACGTAGCCGACGCCGAGCCGGTCCTTCAGGTCCGCCATCACGGCCAGCACGCCGGCCTTCACGGAGGCGTCGAGGGCGGAGACGGCCTCGTCGGCCACGATGATGCGGGGGTCCAGGGCGATGGCGCGCGCGATCAGCACCCGCTGCCGCTGTCCGCCGGAGAGCTCGTGGGGGAACCGGTCCATGAAGGCCGCCGCGGGCTCCATGCCCACCAGCTCGAGGACCTCGGTGACCCGGTGGCGGGTCTCGGCGGACCCCCGGGCCATCCCGTGGAGCCGGATGACCTCGCCAATCGCCTGCGCCACCCGCTTGCGGGGGTTCAGGGACCCTGCGGGGTCCTGCAGCACCGCCTGGACGCTGCGCCGGTACGCCCGGCGCTCGGTGCGGTCCATGGAGCCGACCTCGCGTCCGTCCAGCTGGATGGACCCCTCGGAGGGATCGAGCAGGTCCAGCAGGAGGCGGGCCAAGGTGGACTTGCCGGAGCCGGATTCACCCACGATCGCCACGAACTCGCCGGGTCTGGCCTGCAGGGTGGCGTTCTGCACTGCGTGGACGGGCGCCGATGAGCGGCGGGAGCGGAACGTCTTGGAGACGTCGATGGCCTCAAGCAACATGGGACGGCTCCTCGGCGAACCGCTGGCGCAGGGCCAGGGGAATGGAATACAGGTCGGTGTCCTGGTCGGTGAGGCTGCGGACACTGCGCAGCAGGGCCTGGGTGTACTCGTGCCGGGGCTCGGCGAGGACTTGGGCGGTGGGGCCCTCCTCCACGATCCGGCCCGCGTACATGACGTAGACCCGGTCGGTCATCCCCGCCACCACCGCGAGGTCGTGGGAGATGAGCATGAGGGAGGTCCCCAGCTCGGCCACGGTCTCATCCAGGGTGCGCAGCACGTGCTGTTGCACGGTGGCGTCCAGGGCCGTGGTCGGCTCATCGGCCAGGACCAGGGACGGCTCCTTGGCGATGGCGATGGCGATCAGCACTCGCTGACGCATGCCGCCGGAGAGCTCGTGCGGGAAGGACGCGGCGACCTGTTCGGCGTCCGGTAGCCCGGCCTGCCGCAGGAACCGGAACACGGCCCGATCCCGCGCCGTGCGGTCGCCTCCCGCCCCGGAGCGCACCAGCCGCCGGTCGGGAATCGACTCGGCCACCTGCCGCCCCACCCGCATCGTGGGATTCAGGAACGTCAGCGGGTCCTGGAAGATCATGCCCACGGTCTTGCGGCGCACCTCGTTCCAGGTCCGGGCCGGGGCCCCGACCATCTCCTGGCCGCGGATACGGATGGATCCGCTCACCCGCACCCGGGGGGAGGTGGGCAGCAGGCCGGCGATGGACCGGCCGGTGACGGACTTGCCGGAGCCGGACTCGCCGACCAGGCCGACGCGCTCGCCATCGTGGACCACCAGGTCCACCGACTTCACCGCCTCCACCTCGCTGCGTTCTCCGGTCGGCAGCACCACATTCAGGCCGGTGAGCTCGATCAGCGGGGTCCCCGCGACTGGTTGGTTCACTGCGGTGGTCATTTCACCCTCCCGACGGTGGGGTTGTAGGCGTCATTGAGGGCGTCGCCGAGCATGTTGACGGCGAGCACCACCAGGAAGATGCACAGGCCCGGGGCCACGGCCAGCCACCAGCCGTCCCGCATATACGCCTGGGCGGAGTTCAGCAGGGCACCCCACGAGGGGTGGGACGGGTCACCGATGCCCAGGTAGGCCAGGCCCGATTCGATGAGGATGGCCCGGCCCACCGTCATGGACGTGGCCACCAGCACGGGCGGCAGGGCGTTGGGCAGCACATCGGACCAGATGATGCGCACGGACCGGAACCCGGCGGCGCGGGCGGACTCCACGTAGCCCAGCTGGGAGATGCGCATGGCCTCGGCCCGCACGATCCTGGCCACCGCCGGCCACATGGTGATGGAGAGGATGGCCACGATGATGAAGACGTTGGCCCCCAGCAGCGCCGCCGCCACCAGGGCCAGCACGATCCCGGGCAGCACCTGGAAGAACTCGGCCAGCTTGACCATCAGGGTGTCCATCCAGCCGCCGTGGTAACCGGCGAGTCCGCCGACGACCAGACCGATGGTCATGCAGAGCACCGCCACGGTGAAGCCCACCAGGAGGGAGATCTGGCCGCCGTTGACCACCCGGGCCAGGTAGTCCCGTCCCAGGTGATCGGTGCCCAGTGGGTGGGCGGCGCTGGGAGCGAGCAGTTCGGCGTTCCCGGTCGCGGAGGGATCGCCCACCAGGAGCGGACCGAGGGCCGCGATGAGGACGAACAGCCCCAACAGGGGCAGGAACACCAGCGTGCTGGGCTTGCGCAGGAACACGCGCCAGGGGGACCGTTCGGTGCCTGGGGGACGACGCCGGCCGGCGGCTCCGGCGGGGGCGTCCGGCCGTGCCGGTGGCGGGGATCCGGCGCCGTCGGGTGGCGCTGGGGTGTCAGTCTCCGGTGGGGGGACCATGTGGGTTTCCTGCTGGGTCATGCCGCTACCTCGTCACTCTGCCGGTCCTGCCGGCCCTCGGGCGGCAGGGTGCGTTGGGGGGAGAACTGGGCTCGCAACCGTGGATCGACCAGCCCGTACACCACATCCGTGAGGATGTTGACGAGGATGATCACCACGGTCAGGACGATCACCACGCCCAGGATGACCATGTTGTTCTGGCGGTTGATGGCGTCGATGAACAGCAGGCCCATCCCGGGCCAGCCGAACACGCGCTCCACCAGCACGGATCCGGCCAGGATGTAGCCGAGGCTGTAGCCGGAGACCGTGACCATGGGCAACAGGGCGTTGGGCAGGGCGTGGCGCCAGAGCAGGTGGGACGAGGAGAGACCCTTGGAGCGGGCCGTGTCCACGAAGTCCTGGCCGAGGGACTCGATCATGGACGAGCGCATGATGCGGGTCTTGTACGCCAGCTCGCTGGTGGCCATGGTGATCACGGGCAGGACCAGGTACTCGAACCCGATGCCCGGCTGCCCGTAGGGGCTCTTGCCCTGGGTGGGGAACCAGCCCAGCCAGATCGAGAAGACCATGATCAGCAGCATGCCGAACCAGAAGTTGGGGACGGAGAACAGCGCGACGGCGCCGCCGGAGATGCCGCCGTCCAGCCACCGCTTCCGGGTCCGGGCGGCGATCGAGCCGAGGATGATGCCGCCGATGGTGGAGATCAGGAAGGCGGGGACCGCCAGGGCCAGGGTGTTCCCGGCCCGGCTGAGGATCAAATCCAGCACCGGTTCGTTGTTCGTGCCGAAGGAGAACCCGAGGTTTCCGGTGAAGACGTTGCCGAGGTAGAGCACATACCGCTCCCAGACCGGCTTGTCCAGGCCGTAGGCGGCGGTGATCTGTGCCCGGAAAGCCTCGGAGAGGGGGACGTCCCCGACCAGCGTCTGGATGGGATCCCCCGGGGCCATCTCCAGCAGGAAGAACAGCACCGTGATCACGGCGATGAACAGGATGAGGGAAGACAACAACAATCTGCCGTAGTGAAACAATCGGGCCTTCACCGGCACCTCCTCGGCGGTGGGGGGGGGATCCGGCCAGGAGGCGGGTGCGAGTGCACCGGGGTCCGTGACCTCGGCGGTGAGGCCGGGGAGGTGGACCGGGACCGTCCGGACCGGGTTTCCCCACAGTCTGCTGGGGCTGTGATGTGGACCACAGGGTGCCTTCCACGCGTTGGAAGGGGCGATGCAAGGTACCTGACAGCGGGGCCGGCGTCGTCAGCCGAGGCCGGCCTGGCTCCGGTTGAAGGCGATGGTGCGGGGATCCAGGACGGGGCGCTCGGAGCGAGCCCGGGCGATGCGGCGGGCGGTCGCGAGGACCAGGTCCGGCAGCCCATGGGGTTCCGGGTTCCGGTGTGCGTAGATGGCGCCCACGGCCACGTCGACCCGGCCCAGGGCATCGGGAACCGGGGCCGCGATGGAGCCGGCCCCGGCGGCCACTGCGCCGTCCAATCGGAGGATGCCATCGCGCTGGGCCGCGTCCATGATCTCGTGCAGCTCCTCAGACCGGGTCTTCGTGAACCGGGTGTACCGCTTGAGGGGCGTGGCCAGGTACTCGTCCTGCTCCTGCCGGCTGGAGAAGGCCAGCAGAACCAGCCCGGTGGCCGTGACATGGAGGGGGAGCCGGCCGCCCATGCGGTTCTGCCCCGTGTAGTTGGGATGGGCCCTCAGGGCCTCGAGATACATGACGTCCTGGCCCTCCCGCACCGAGAGGTTGACGGTGAGTCCGGTCCGGCGCTGCAGGTCCACCAGGTGCGGCAGGGCCAGCTCACGGATGCGCAGGTCCTCCGTGGAGGCGCTCGCCAATTCCAGGATCTTGCGGCTGAGGCAGTACCGTCCCTCCTCGTCCAGGTCCAGGCCGCCCCATTCCCGCACCTCGTGGGCGAGGCGGTGGGTGGTGGTCAGGCTCAGGTCGGCACGGCGGGCGATCTCGGAGAGCGTCAGCGGTTCACCCCGGTGAGCGAACGCGTCCAGCAGGGACAGGACGCGGGCGGCAGCCGTGCGCTTCGGGTGTCCGGGCGCGGTGTCGCGGAGCCTCTCGCGCACACTCTGGATGTCGACGGGTGGGTTCTGGGTCATCTCGGTCAGTCCTCCGGTGCCACCCGGTTGTGGTGCGCCGTCAACGGGACCGGATCGGCGGATGCCGGAGGCCGGGAGAACAGTGGCGAGCGCGAGGCAGGGCTCGGGGGCGCGGGACGCACCGGTGGTGGGTGTGGCCAAGGTTAGGAGCCGACGTCGTGCCTACCGGCCGGTTTCCGCCGGATGAAAGCCAGAAGCCAGAAGCCGGAGGGCAGGGAGCTGACCGGTGCGGACCGGTGTGGACCGTCAGGACGTGCTGGAGCCGGCCTGGCCCGCGCTCGGGGCCACCGTGCCGCCACCGTCCACGGGGAGGACCTGGCCGGTGATCCACCGGGCGGCGGGGGTGCACAGGAAATGCGCGGCGGAGGCGATGTCCCAGACGTTGCCCTCGGTGTGCAAGGCCACGCTGCCGGCCCTCAGCTCGCGGCGTTCCTGGGTCATGCCGCGGGCAGCGAAGGCGCCCCAGATCATTCCGACCCTGATGCAGTTCACGCGGATGCCCCGCGGGGCCAGTGTGGCGGCCGCTCCGACGCAGAGCTTCTCGAGGGCCGTCTTGGCCAGGGTGTAGGGCAGTCCAGGGCCGCGGCCCTCCACCGCTCCGGAGGACACGTGGATGATGGCCCCGCCGGAAGCCATGTGCGGCTGCACGGCGCGCATCAGCAGCAACGCGGTGCCCAGGTTGACGTCGAAGGCCCGCTGGTAGTCCTCCAGGGAGGTCTCGAAGATGCCGGTGATGCCGCCGCCGCCCACGGAGTTGCCCACTACGTCGATGGACCCGTACTCGGCCAGCACCCGGTCCACGGTGGCCAGGACATCGGACTCATCGGTGAGGTCAACGGCGAAGCGGCTGGCCTGGCCCCCGGCTTCCCGGACGGCGTCCACGGTCCGCTGCGCCGCCTCCTGGTCCCGGTCCAGCACCGCGATGCGGGCACCGGCCCGGGAGAAGAGCCACGCCATGGCGAAACCGACGCCGCCCTCGGGCCCGCTCAGGCCGCCGCCGGCGACGACGGCGGTCTTGCCGGCGAGCCAGGGGGTGTGCTCGGCCTGGGCGATCTCATCCTGGACGGCTGCGGACCAGGCATGGGTTTGAGTGCTGGAGCTGGTGCCCGGGCTGGTGTTGGCGCTGGAAGCGGTGGTGGTCACGGCGGAATGCTCCTGGGTTCGGGATGGGTGGGTGTGTTCGGGGTGCGAGCGAGGTGAACGGGGGTGTGGGCTCGGTGGCAGCGTGGTTCAGTGCACCGGGAAGGACTGTCCCGACCAGGTGCTGAACACCCGGACCACCATGGAGATGGCCGCGTTGGGTGAGCCGGCCACCACGATCGGCAGGGAGGCCGGCGTGGCGTCGGTGACGGCCGGGTGGAAGTGGTCCGGGGCGAAGGGTCCGAAGGGGCGGTCACTCAGGCCCTTGCCCGCGGCGGCCAGATCGCCCTCGGTGTGCCCGGCCTGCTCGACCAGCCACTGGCGGACGTCCTGCTTCGACAGGCCCTCATCGTGGAGGGCCCGGGCGTGCGCCGGATTCAGGACGAGGACGGCCGAACTGCTACGGAAGATCCAGGGGCCCATCCGTTGCAGGGTGTCCGCGATGTCCCGCAGGAGCTCCCCGGCACTGCGGAAGGACCGGTTGTCGATGAACTCGCTGGTCCGGGTCAGGACCACGCTGACGGCATCCTCCCCGGCCGGCACCCCCGTCTCGGCGCTGTGTGGGACCCAGGGGCTGGACTCCTCGTCCTCACCCACGCAGTGGAACCAGCGGCCCGGGACCCCCTGGGTCGCCTGTTCCAGTTGCTGCGGAATCACGCCGAAACCGTTGCGCACGGTCAGGCCCAGGGCGCGCGGGATGGTCATGTTCGCCCGGAACCCCGGACCGAACACCCCGCCGGTGGAGTTGACGCCCAGGCGGTGGCGGATCGGACCGTTGACGATCACCAGGGGGGCCGGCCCGCTGGTGGACTGCCAGCCGCCACCCCGGGCGGCCCGTTCATGGGACAGGGCCTCCCAGGAGGTCAGCACGACGGGCAGGTACTCCGGACGGCACCCGGCCATGGCGGCGTGCAGGGCGATGTCCCGCACGGTGGCGTGGCGGTCCAGCTGGGGCAGGCCAGCCAGGATCTCGTCCGGGTCTCGGTCGGTGTGGAGCAGGAACTCCTCGACCACCTCCTGCGTGGCCGGCAGCACGGGCAGGCCGTCCGACCACCCGCGGTCGAACAGGTACTCGGCCATGGCGCGGGCGGCGGTGGGATCCAGCCGAGGCTCCGGGACTGTGGTGCCCGCCTGGTCCGTGTGCCCCTCCAGGTCCGGGCTCATGCGGCCGGGCCGAGGAAGTGGCCGCGCACCCGGGACGCCAGCGCCTGGCCGCGTTCGGCGAGGTCTCCGTCCGTCAGATTGGCGATCGGATGCGGCATGAGGAGCACGGGGAAGTCCGGCCGCCCCTTGAGCCCGGCCATGGCACGTGACGTGACCTCGAAAGCCTCCGTGCACAGGACCGCCACGGGCACTCCCCGCTCTTCCAACGCGATGCCGTCAGCCACCGCGGCGGCGCTGCAGGAGCCGCAGTCACCGACCCCGATCACCACCACATCGCAGTCACGGATGAGGCCGTCCACCACGTCCTCGGCCAGGGGCATGGCGAACTCCTGCTTCGTCATCCGGACCAGGTCGACGTGGTCTGTCTCCGTCAGGACGGTGCCCAGGGCATCCAGGAGTGCAGCGGCGTTACGCTTCGTGTTCTCCAGCAGGCCCATCCGTTTTCCCCGGAGGGAGCCCACTCGAGGCGCCGCGGCCGCCTGCGTGGTGGCAACCGGCCCGCCGGGCCGGCTTCTACTGTTGATACTGCTGATGGTGGGGTCAAGGATCCCGGCCGTCATGGCTTCCTCCATCCTTGCGGCAGCTGCCGCAGTCTCGTCTGGCCACTATGACCGGAGCGGAGGCTCTCGGTGAGGTGGATTCCAAGCGATGGAAGAGCTGCGTGTGCCACCGTCGTCTGCGCAGGTCCGGACACTGTGGAAGAATATGTTGCTGGTCCCCGCGATGGGTCATCGCCGGCCGGTCCGCCCTGGTGTAATGGCAGCACGCCAGCCTTTGGAGCTGTGCAGTATAGGTTCGAATCCTATGGGCGGAACCACTCGTCGCCGTGCCGCCCACGGCGCGGACGCTCGCCTCTCCGTCAGGAAGATGAGGCAGGGACATGAGTCCGGGAAAACTGGCCGACGCATCGCCCCGGCCCAATGTCAAGGGTTAAGTCTGAGGGTTGAATTCACTCCGGAAGCCCGCATTCCTGTAGACGAACCTTCCGATCCACACCAGCGCTCCATAGTATGTGGTGGCTAGAGGCATCCCCGCCCCTTGACCGCCGTTCACCCGGCGGTCCGTCCGGATCCCCCTCCGGATGGACAGTACTGAACCGGAAGCTGACAGCATGCAACCGTCTCCATCCTCGCCCCCGTCCATCGCGCCCGAACGACGTGTCACCGAACGGCTTTCAGACCAGCACGACGCGCAAGACCAGCACGACCAGCCCCGACGTCTCGGCCCCACACCGGGGATCCACGCCACCGGGCTGTCTGCGCCCGAAGCCGTGGCCCTCCCCGACCTGGCACCGCTCGACCTCTCCTGGCTGGACCCGGGGGCAGACGGCCGCTGGATGGAGTCCCCGGATGAGGCAACCCGGGCCCTCGGCAGGATCCTGGACGGCCACGGTACCGGCGGGGCGATTGTGACCGGCGAACTCGGAGACCGCCGCGAGACCATCGAATCAGCCCTCTCAGGGGTCAGCCCGGACCGGGCGGTCTTCCGGCTCCACGGCAGCCCCTTCGCGGCAGCCACCCCGTACGGAGCCCTGGCCATCCTGCTCTCGGGATTGAACGAGGCGCCCCCGGCGCAGATCCACGGCATGGTCCGGGCCCTGGCCGACTATCTGGGATCGCCCGGAGAACAGCCGGCCATCGTGATCGTGTCCCAGGCGGACCAGATCGACCCGGACACCATCACCGTCCTGGCCCAGCTGTCCCAGATCAACCGCATCACCCTGGTGGTGCACTGCGACCGGCCGACGGAGGTCCCCGTCGACCTGGCAGCCCTGCGCCGCTTGGGGACCCTGACCGGGATCACGGTCTGGCCTCTGACCCCCACGGCGAGTCACGGTCTGCTCGAAGAGGTGCTCGGGGGAACCGTGTCCCGATTCGCCTCGACCGTGCTGTGGCAGCACAGCTCGGGATCCGTCCATCGGTTGCGGCAGCTGGCCCGGGACTGCGTGGTCTCCGGGAAGCTGCGGCGCATCGATTCCAGTTGGGTCCTCGCTCCCGGGCCGCTGCCCCGCTCCACCTCGGGAGGAGCCTCGACCGCAGTATTGCGTGACCTTCCGGTGCGCCAGCGAGCGCTGCTGGAGATGCTGGCGATCTGCGGGCCCATGCGCGTCGGTGACCTCATCCACACGGGCTTCGCCGCCGAACTCGATGAGCTCGATGACGACCGGGTGCTCGAGATCAGGAACGGCCACAGCGGCCGGCTGGCCCTGGTCACCTCCGTGCAGGCGGCAGAGATCCTGGCGGCCATCGAACCGGACCGTCACCGTGAGCTGGCCAGCACCCTCGAGGCCCTCGACCCCGGGTACCTCAGTGTGCTCCGGGCGGCCCAGGATCTGGTGGCCATCGGCGATGCCGAGGGAGCCATCTCCCTGTTCTCCGAAGTCGGCCGGGCCTCGGGTGGCCGGCCGCGGGCATCCCTGACAACGGGCCGGGTCCACCTGGCCTGGGCCGAGTCACGGGCCCGGGCCGTGGTGGGGGACCTGGACGGTGCCGACGCGGCGATCCGCAGTTGCCCGGAACAGTCCGCCGTGCTCAGCGTGCAGGCCGCAGCCCTGGCCGTCGCCCGCGGAGACCTCCGTGAGGCGTTGGCCTGCTTGGACGTGGTTCCGGCCGAACACCGCCCTGAATTGCTCGACGCCGGCGGCGTGTTCTTCACGAGTGAGGCCATCCACTTCCGCGCCAGGTCCATCCGTGCCGAGGCGCTGGCCATGGCGGACGATCAGACCGGCGCCCTGGACATCCTGACCTCGCTGGACCGGGAACTCACCGGCTTCCGGACCCTGGGAATCATCAACGACGTCCTCAGCCCCTACGAGCGGGCCGTGATAGCGGAGTCCATGCTGACCGTCCTGCTGTCCTGCGGGCAGTCGCAGCGATGCCGGGAGCTGGCCGAGGCGGTCCTGGCCGGGCGACATGGAAATCCCCATGCGGTGTTGTTTGCCGATCTCGTCATCGCCGCCCTGGACGCTATGACGGGGTACCGGGACCGTGCCGAGCAACGGGCTTCACGAGCGGCGGCCCAACTGGAGGTGGCGGGCCAACCTCACGACTTCCAGCTGGCGCTCGCCATCCAGGCCTTCTGTGCCACCGACAGGAACGACCCGTCCGGCGCGGACCCCTCCCGACTGCTGGATGCCCGAGTGGAGGGGCATCCGCGAGCGGCGGCGGCCCCGTCCCTGGGACGGCTGGGCTGGCTGGCCGAACTGTTCCTGTGCTGGTCCACGGGCGAGATCCACTCCACCCGGGCGCGGACGGCGAGGGTCCTGGCGCTCGCGGACCGGGCTGCCGGCGAGGGGCTCTACGCCGTGGAGTTCTTCGCGGTGGCCAGCGCGTTCCAATGGGGCGAGACGTGGCTGGCGCCGCGGCTGGCCGAGACGGCCGCTGGCACCCAGACGCTCACCTCCCTGCCGAATCTGCTGATGTCCCGCTCGGTGCTCGAGAACGATCCGGACCTGCTGTACCGGTCCTTGGAGCAGTTGGCGGCGGCGGGGTACGCGGGGCATCTCGGGCGCATCAGCTCACCCCTGCTCAAGGATGTGCCGCACGCCCAGTTGCGGCGCCTGGCCGAGACCGCGGCTGCCTCAGGGCGCAGGGGCGGCGCGGAGACCGAGGACCTGGAGG comes from Citricoccus muralis and encodes:
- a CDS encoding helix-turn-helix transcriptional regulator; translation: MQPSPSSPPSIAPERRVTERLSDQHDAQDQHDQPRRLGPTPGIHATGLSAPEAVALPDLAPLDLSWLDPGADGRWMESPDEATRALGRILDGHGTGGAIVTGELGDRRETIESALSGVSPDRAVFRLHGSPFAAATPYGALAILLSGLNEAPPAQIHGMVRALADYLGSPGEQPAIVIVSQADQIDPDTITVLAQLSQINRITLVVHCDRPTEVPVDLAALRRLGTLTGITVWPLTPTASHGLLEEVLGGTVSRFASTVLWQHSSGSVHRLRQLARDCVVSGKLRRIDSSWVLAPGPLPRSTSGGASTAVLRDLPVRQRALLEMLAICGPMRVGDLIHTGFAAELDELDDDRVLEIRNGHSGRLALVTSVQAAEILAAIEPDRHRELASTLEALDPGYLSVLRAAQDLVAIGDAEGAISLFSEVGRASGGRPRASLTTGRVHLAWAESRARAVVGDLDGADAAIRSCPEQSAVLSVQAAALAVARGDLREALACLDVVPAEHRPELLDAGGVFFTSEAIHFRARSIRAEALAMADDQTGALDILTSLDRELTGFRTLGIINDVLSPYERAVIAESMLTVLLSCGQSQRCRELAEAVLAGRHGNPHAVLFADLVIAALDAMTGYRDRAEQRASRAAAQLEVAGQPHDFQLALAIQAFCATDRNDPSGADPSRLLDARVEGHPRAAAAPSLGRLGWLAELFLCWSTGEIHSTRARTARVLALADRAAGEGLYAVEFFAVASAFQWGETWLAPRLAETAAGTQTLTSLPNLLMSRSVLENDPDLLYRSLEQLAAAGYAGHLGRISSPLLKDVPHAQLRRLAETAAASGRRGGAETEDLEGEPEWMAELTRREKEISRLVVAGKSNAMIARISGISIRTVEGHLYQIYAKLQLKGRAELTRLAAAHSPQRTAS